One window from the genome of Variovorax sp. PAMC26660 encodes:
- a CDS encoding two-component system sensor histidine kinase NtrB → MSSPLWSRGEPVTDWDVLEQGRGQSTALQRLWRGFMVARCFVALVLVLLQCVAFALGQTMQPVAIAISAGYLIASWLGMRYTRFVPPIRGFTPLWLLTIGVDLAAFTSLQVIQGGNVNYTPLFALPVLMSAVLGTMTVSLGTTATVTLLLLADAGWHWLQQPIDSSGRFVQAALTGTGLFVVALLAHELARRLTREEAVAQRNRSSAQMQAQVNDLVIETLSEGVLVIDAEGLVHAANPAADAILGQGLAKMTPPFALHAQPAWHALAALARQTFARRAPQSEEIPVAQARGAAREVRVRTRLTPTSDRHVDSLCVMFLQDLRELEARIRTEKLAAMGRMSAAVAHEIRNPLAAITQASALLAEDLTDPAHRKLTSMVQHNAQRLARIVDDVLDVSRARQQRVLSLGEQVVLDPAVQVLADEWVRQTQRKGVLITLDAAQSDVRFDAEHLRRLMVNLLDNAARYAGNREGSIQVLTTLQRGGTHRPSLAVWSDGAPLEPAVKRHLFEPFFSSESRSSGLGLFLCRELCRRHGATIGYERRSLVPGGPEGNEFFVSFAASENRLTQ, encoded by the coding sequence ATGAGTTCCCCCCTCTGGTCGCGCGGCGAACCGGTCACCGACTGGGACGTGCTCGAACAGGGCCGCGGCCAAAGCACGGCCCTGCAGCGGCTCTGGCGCGGCTTCATGGTCGCGCGCTGTTTCGTCGCGCTGGTGCTGGTGCTGTTGCAGTGCGTGGCCTTCGCGCTCGGGCAGACGATGCAGCCGGTGGCCATCGCGATCTCGGCCGGCTACCTGATCGCCAGTTGGCTGGGCATGCGCTACACGCGCTTCGTGCCGCCGATTCGCGGCTTCACCCCCCTGTGGCTGCTGACCATCGGCGTCGACCTCGCCGCCTTCACCTCGCTGCAGGTGATCCAGGGCGGCAACGTCAACTACACGCCGCTGTTTGCGCTGCCGGTGCTCATGAGCGCGGTGCTCGGCACGATGACCGTGAGCCTGGGCACCACGGCCACCGTCACGCTGCTGCTGCTGGCCGACGCGGGCTGGCACTGGCTGCAGCAGCCGATCGACTCTTCCGGCCGCTTCGTGCAGGCGGCGCTCACCGGCACCGGCCTCTTCGTGGTGGCCCTGCTCGCCCACGAACTGGCCCGCCGCCTGACACGCGAGGAGGCGGTGGCGCAGCGCAACCGCAGCAGCGCGCAGATGCAGGCGCAGGTCAACGACCTGGTGATCGAGACGCTGAGCGAAGGCGTGCTGGTGATCGACGCCGAAGGGCTGGTGCACGCGGCCAACCCGGCGGCCGATGCGATCCTCGGGCAGGGCCTGGCAAAAATGACGCCGCCGTTCGCGCTGCATGCGCAGCCGGCCTGGCATGCGCTGGCCGCGCTCGCGCGCCAGACCTTCGCGCGCCGGGCGCCGCAATCCGAAGAAATTCCCGTCGCGCAGGCGCGCGGCGCAGCGCGCGAGGTGCGCGTGCGCACGCGGCTCACGCCCACCAGCGACCGGCATGTCGACAGCCTCTGCGTGATGTTCCTGCAGGACCTGCGCGAACTCGAAGCCCGCATCCGCACCGAGAAACTGGCCGCGATGGGCCGCATGTCGGCCGCCGTCGCGCATGAAATCCGCAATCCGCTGGCAGCCATCACCCAAGCCAGCGCGCTGCTCGCCGAAGACCTGACCGACCCCGCGCACCGCAAGCTCACGAGCATGGTCCAGCACAACGCGCAGCGGCTGGCCCGCATCGTGGACGACGTGCTCGACGTCTCGCGGGCGCGCCAGCAGCGCGTGCTCTCGCTCGGCGAGCAGGTCGTGCTCGACCCCGCGGTGCAGGTGCTGGCCGATGAGTGGGTGCGCCAGACGCAGCGCAAGGGCGTGCTCATCACGCTGGACGCCGCTCAGAGCGACGTGCGCTTCGACGCCGAACACCTGCGCCGCCTGATGGTCAACCTGCTCGACAACGCCGCGCGCTACGCCGGCAATCGCGAAGGCTCGATCCAGGTGCTGACGACGCTCCAGCGCGGGGGCACCCATCGCCCCAGCCTGGCGGTGTGGAGCGACGGCGCGCCGCTGGAGCCGGCAGTGAAGCGGCATCTGTTCGAGCCTTTCTTCTCGTCCGAGAGCCGCTCGAGCGGGCTCGGCCTGTTCCTTTGCCGCGAGCTGTGCCGGCGCCACGGCGCCACCATCGGCTACGAACGACGCTCGCTTGTGCCGGGCGGCCCCGAGGGCAACGAATTCTTCGTCAGCTTCGCCGCCAGCGAAAACCGGCTGACACAATAG
- a CDS encoding PP0621 family protein, translating to MKYLLVLAVLWIAIWLWRKNRREEMRDAQRERAAKAQRAPAAPAVGPPQAMVRCAHCGLHLPATDAIAGPGGVVYCSTAHRQAGAAPG from the coding sequence ATGAAGTATTTGCTTGTCCTCGCCGTGCTCTGGATCGCGATCTGGCTCTGGCGCAAGAACCGGCGCGAAGAAATGCGCGATGCGCAGCGCGAGCGCGCGGCCAAAGCGCAGCGGGCGCCCGCCGCACCCGCGGTCGGCCCGCCGCAGGCCATGGTGCGCTGCGCCCATTGCGGCCTGCACCTGCCGGCCACCGACGCCATCGCCGGCCCCGGTGGCGTGGTCTACTGCAGCACCGCGCACCGCCAGGCCGGCGCGGCGCCCGGCTGA
- a CDS encoding inner membrane protein YpjD, translated as MILAIPSPLGVALGIATAVAYGFAAAAGARLSRQATQWALGIAWLLHAAVLGHGLVGNEPRFGFAPALSVTAWLVLTVYAVESRMYPQLKVRRALAWLGAAAVLLAILFPGTPLHVSASPWLPLHLALGIASYGLFGAAVVHAWLITRAEKQIRLTSGTPGDGGVPLLTLERLTFRFVTAGFVLLSATLLAGLLFSEQLYGAAGRIWKWDHKTTFSVLAWLTFAILLIGRARFGWRGRTARRVLYAGSALLLLAYVGSRFVLEVVLTRPPV; from the coding sequence ATGATTTTAGCGATCCCCTCTCCACTCGGCGTGGCGCTGGGCATCGCCACCGCGGTGGCCTATGGATTTGCCGCTGCCGCGGGTGCCAGGCTGAGCCGCCAGGCGACCCAATGGGCCCTTGGCATTGCATGGTTACTGCACGCTGCGGTCCTGGGCCACGGCCTCGTGGGCAACGAACCGCGCTTCGGCTTTGCGCCCGCGCTTTCCGTCACCGCCTGGCTGGTGCTCACCGTCTATGCGGTCGAAAGCCGCATGTATCCCCAATTGAAGGTGCGCCGCGCGCTGGCCTGGCTGGGTGCGGCCGCCGTGTTGCTGGCCATCCTGTTTCCTGGCACGCCGTTGCATGTCAGCGCCTCGCCCTGGTTGCCGCTGCATCTGGCGCTCGGCATTGCCTCTTACGGCCTGTTTGGCGCGGCCGTGGTGCACGCCTGGTTGATCACGCGGGCCGAAAAGCAGATTCGCCTGACGAGCGGCACGCCGGGCGATGGTGGCGTGCCGTTGCTCACGCTCGAACGGCTCACCTTCCGCTTCGTGACCGCCGGCTTCGTGCTGCTCTCGGCCACGCTGCTGGCCGGCCTTCTGTTCAGCGAGCAGCTGTACGGCGCCGCGGGTCGCATCTGGAAGTGGGACCACAAGACCACCTTCTCGGTGCTCGCGTGGCTCACCTTCGCGATCCTGCTGATCGGCCGGGCGCGCTTCGGCTGGCGCGGTCGCACCGCACGCCGCGTGCTGTACGCCGGCTCGGCCCTCCTGTTGCTCGCCTATGTAGGCTCCCGCTTCGTGCTCGAAGTGGTGCTGACGCGTCCTCCCGTATGA